Proteins co-encoded in one Marinobacter qingdaonensis genomic window:
- a CDS encoding DUF2846 domain-containing protein yields the protein MIRPGALTLRLLTLSALLFSSGCTVYQSIGKSVGAFLHPVSGPDFVHIPNDQWDRKNALLYFYRTHSQWAADEIESPSVYIDDKHYFNIRNDSYTWLEVSPGERHIAMRRPLLGLEGLNSFSLSLIADATLTVEPGRIYYLRYNELSEPDQPHPDLDPEHPLAQGDLQLVTRSYAMRADQIVSTRFLNSDLLAPNHAATSIVEINEDMDYERRLVLLEEERELEIERLKDEGKYQSTSWFWPFGGGPTVPLETDRKIEQLEQDYARLELERERRRAAEEGDGWWIF from the coding sequence ATGATCCGGCCTGGCGCCCTGACGCTCCGGCTACTGACCCTGTCCGCCCTGTTGTTCAGCTCTGGCTGCACGGTCTATCAGTCCATCGGCAAGAGTGTCGGCGCCTTTCTGCACCCGGTATCCGGGCCGGATTTCGTGCACATTCCCAATGACCAGTGGGATCGGAAGAACGCGCTGTTGTATTTCTACCGCACCCACTCCCAGTGGGCGGCGGACGAAATCGAGTCCCCCAGCGTGTACATCGACGACAAGCACTACTTCAATATCCGCAACGACAGCTACACCTGGCTGGAAGTGAGCCCCGGCGAACGCCACATCGCCATGCGCCGTCCGCTGCTCGGCCTGGAGGGGCTCAACTCCTTCAGCTTGAGCCTGATTGCCGACGCCACGCTGACGGTTGAGCCCGGCCGCATCTATTACCTGCGCTACAACGAGCTGTCCGAGCCCGACCAGCCGCACCCGGATCTGGACCCGGAGCACCCCCTGGCCCAGGGCGACCTCCAGCTGGTGACCCGCAGCTACGCCATGCGCGCGGATCAGATCGTCAGCACCCGATTCCTGAACAGCGACCTGCTGGCACCGAATCACGCTGCCACGTCGATCGTCGAAATCAATGAGGACATGGACTACGAGCGTCGGCTGGTGCTGCTGGAAGAGGAGCGGGAGCTTGAAATCGAACGCCTGAAGGACGAGGGCAAATACCAGTCGACGTCCTGGTTTTGGCCCTTCGGTGGCGGGCCGACCGTGCCGCTGGAAACCGATCGCAAAATCGAGCAACTGGAGCAGGATTACGCCCGGCTTGAGTTGGAGCGAGAGCGCCGCCGGGCCGCGGAAGAGGGCGACGGCTGGTGGATCTTCTGA
- a CDS encoding 3-oxoacyl-ACP reductase, whose amino-acid sequence MSDLYLKFVNTPVGKTAAQSLGLPSPVTLKRQQRADQPFIEGDVLIGAGPGAKAVATVGGILSASPASLYHASGIESLNDSAKAGNKAKALELAQLADRRFSALVFDATGLKSPDDLRAVYDFFHPTIKKLGGNARVLVIGQNPASCRKAPQAAAQQALEGFVRSVGKEIGKKGSTANLIWMAPGAEKQLDSSVRFFLSPRSAYVSGQVVRIGKSSIAPTTNPVAPLTGKVALVTGASRGIGAAIAETLARDGATVIGLDIPPAMAELQKVMDSVNGKAMACDITDQAAPKLIGDFIEEHCEGVDLVIHNAGITRDKTLGNMPEHFWDMTIAVNLSAEELIDEELTHRSLLRENGRIVCISSISGIAGNFGQTNYSTAKSGVIGYVEAMAKQLKNGVTINAIAPGFIETQMTAAMPITIREAGRRMNSLSQGGLPVDVAEAIAWYCSPASSGVNGNVVRVCGQSLIGK is encoded by the coding sequence ATGTCTGACCTTTATCTGAAATTCGTCAACACGCCGGTGGGTAAAACCGCGGCACAATCCCTGGGCCTGCCCTCCCCGGTTACGCTCAAGCGCCAGCAGCGCGCCGACCAGCCCTTCATCGAAGGCGACGTCCTGATCGGCGCCGGGCCGGGCGCCAAAGCCGTGGCCACCGTCGGCGGCATCCTCAGCGCCAGTCCGGCCAGCCTGTACCACGCCAGCGGCATCGAGTCCCTGAACGATTCGGCCAAGGCCGGCAACAAGGCCAAGGCCCTGGAACTGGCTCAGCTCGCTGACCGGCGGTTCTCGGCCCTGGTGTTCGACGCCACCGGCCTGAAGAGCCCGGACGACCTGCGGGCGGTGTACGACTTCTTTCACCCCACCATCAAGAAGCTGGGCGGCAATGCCCGGGTTCTGGTGATTGGTCAGAACCCGGCCAGCTGCCGCAAGGCGCCGCAGGCGGCCGCCCAGCAGGCCCTGGAAGGGTTCGTGCGCAGCGTGGGCAAGGAAATCGGCAAGAAAGGCTCAACCGCCAACCTGATCTGGATGGCGCCCGGCGCCGAGAAGCAGCTGGATTCGTCGGTGCGCTTCTTCCTGTCCCCGCGCTCCGCCTATGTCTCCGGCCAGGTGGTTCGTATCGGCAAGAGCAGCATTGCGCCCACCACCAACCCGGTGGCCCCGCTGACCGGCAAGGTCGCCCTGGTGACCGGTGCTTCCCGCGGCATTGGCGCCGCCATCGCCGAGACCCTGGCCCGGGACGGCGCGACCGTCATTGGCCTGGATATTCCCCCGGCCATGGCCGAACTGCAGAAGGTGATGGACTCGGTGAATGGCAAGGCCATGGCCTGCGACATCACCGACCAGGCGGCGCCCAAACTGATCGGGGATTTCATTGAGGAACACTGCGAGGGCGTTGACCTGGTCATCCACAACGCCGGCATCACCCGCGACAAGACCCTGGGCAACATGCCCGAGCATTTCTGGGACATGACCATTGCCGTCAACCTGAGCGCCGAGGAACTGATTGACGAGGAACTGACGCACCGTTCACTGCTCCGGGAAAACGGGCGCATCGTGTGCATCTCATCCATCAGCGGCATCGCCGGCAACTTTGGCCAGACCAACTATTCCACGGCCAAGAGCGGCGTCATCGGCTACGTCGAGGCCATGGCCAAGCAACTGAAGAATGGTGTCACCATCAACGCCATCGCCCCGGGCTTCATCGAAACCCAGATGACCGCGGCCATGCCGATCACCATCCGCGAGGCCGGTCGACGCATGAACAGCCTGTCCCAGGGCGGCTTGCCGGTGGATGTGGCCGAGGCCATTGCCTGGTACTGCAGCCCGGCATCCAGCGGCGTAAACGGGAACGTCGTGAGGGTCTGTGGTCAATCGCTGATTGGCAAATAG
- a CDS encoding acetyl-CoA C-acetyltransferase, whose translation MAQAAKTTQRKSPSRAKKPAAGGTGIRRVAIIGGNRIPFAKSNTAYSKVSNQELLTSALRGLVDRYDLQGQRLGEVVAGAVIKHSRDFNLTREAALSSGLAPETPAYDIQQACGTGLEAAILVANKIALGQIECGIAGGTDTTSDAPIGVGEGLREILLDLNRAKTVKDRLKILGRFRPGHLVPEVPENGEPRTGMSMGDHAQVTAHEWGIAREDQDQLAWESHQKLAKAYEEGFFADLMTPLAGLERDNILRPDTTLEKLATLKPCFDREQGTMTAANSTALTDGASCVLLASEDWAKANNLEVKAWLTFSEVAAVDFVDQKEGLLMAPAYAVPRMLEKAGLSLQDFDFYEIHEAFASQVLSTLKAWESPEFCKQRLGLEQPLGSIDRARLNVKGSSLAAGHPFAATGGRIVATLAKLLEQKGSGRGLISICAAGGQGVTAILER comes from the coding sequence ATGGCACAGGCAGCGAAAACCACCCAGCGCAAATCTCCGTCCCGGGCGAAAAAGCCGGCGGCAGGCGGCACCGGCATCCGGCGGGTGGCCATCATCGGCGGCAATCGCATTCCCTTTGCAAAGTCGAACACCGCCTACAGCAAGGTCAGCAATCAGGAGCTGCTGACTTCGGCGCTGCGGGGCCTGGTGGATCGCTACGACCTTCAGGGCCAGCGCCTGGGCGAGGTGGTTGCCGGCGCCGTGATCAAGCACTCCCGGGACTTCAATCTGACCCGGGAAGCGGCGCTCAGTTCCGGCCTGGCCCCGGAGACCCCGGCCTATGACATTCAGCAGGCCTGCGGTACCGGCCTGGAGGCGGCGATCCTGGTTGCCAACAAGATCGCTCTGGGGCAGATCGAGTGCGGCATCGCCGGCGGCACCGACACCACCTCGGACGCCCCCATCGGTGTCGGTGAAGGCCTGCGGGAAATCCTGCTGGACCTGAACCGGGCCAAGACCGTGAAGGATCGGCTGAAAATCCTGGGCCGGTTCCGGCCAGGTCACCTGGTGCCGGAAGTACCGGAGAACGGTGAGCCCCGCACCGGAATGTCCATGGGCGACCATGCCCAGGTCACCGCGCACGAGTGGGGCATTGCCCGGGAGGACCAGGACCAGCTGGCCTGGGAGAGTCACCAGAAGCTGGCCAAGGCCTACGAAGAGGGGTTCTTTGCCGATCTGATGACGCCGCTGGCGGGGCTGGAGCGGGACAACATCCTGCGCCCGGACACCACCCTGGAGAAGCTCGCGACTCTGAAGCCCTGTTTTGACCGGGAGCAGGGCACCATGACCGCCGCCAACAGCACGGCGCTGACCGACGGCGCCTCATGCGTGCTGCTGGCCAGCGAGGACTGGGCCAAGGCCAACAACCTCGAGGTCAAGGCCTGGCTGACCTTCTCGGAGGTCGCCGCGGTGGATTTTGTCGACCAGAAGGAAGGGCTGCTGATGGCGCCGGCGTACGCGGTGCCGCGCATGCTGGAGAAGGCCGGGCTCAGTCTGCAGGATTTCGACTTCTACGAAATCCACGAGGCCTTCGCCTCCCAGGTGCTGTCCACGTTGAAGGCCTGGGAGAGCCCGGAATTCTGCAAGCAGCGTCTGGGTCTCGAGCAGCCCCTGGGCAGCATCGACCGCGCCCGCCTGAACGTGAAAGGCAGCAGCCTGGCCGCCGGTCACCCGTTTGCCGCCACCGGTGGGCGCATCGTCGCCACCCTGGCGAAACTGCTGGAGCAGAAGGGCAGCGGTCGCGGTCTGATTTCCATTTGCGCCGCCGGCGGCCAGGGCGTCACCGCGATCCTCGAGCGCTAG
- a CDS encoding putative bifunctional diguanylate cyclase/phosphodiesterase, with translation MAISDQAQQHQNLVNSVKISVLIGALALLVSELILILIMLNPLRRLFAVVDALKLLPKHEYRLARESLPRQPGLLQDELSLLEKSTRYVTRELEALHIEVEDKNQSLREQIAVITRSRAFLERLIDSSHLFIATQSMDGTILTCNARFENEFKRTIGRFGDLFVSEDSRKTFESRIERLKAKQCEVIQLDAEFANHQGNAIYVDWTCSIVEDEKGRNILLTIGIDLTQRKRDEEALEWLANNDPLTGIGNRRGFQHDLQKVLDSGRPGAIIFIDVNRFKQINDVYGHTVGDGVLIQIAGALRAGVRGSDSISRLAGDEFTVVLVDINAEQLERFLQKLTQQLNGQIPLPGEDRVVEYTVSIGAALIPEHGRTEQELIVHADMAMYQAKKKGGGQWQIFDPDTNDLADIRRDHDLTSLLKQALKRKDLFELNYQPIFSIKTETVSHYEVLLRLKDTDGNPVYPSDFIPAAERMGLIRLVDEWVLDHALQKLAITSDPERPFSLSINISAPTLQSSSFPEILIGLIQKYEVNPSHIIIELTETAYIENFQMVLNNLERIHEAGILVALDDFGVGFSSFSYLKKLPLSYVKLDGSYIRDLESNTDNQVFVESLNKMVNAFGMRTIAEFVEDAETLRKLEELGVAYAQGYYIGRPTPKLKEMVAGAGFEPTTFGL, from the coding sequence ATGGCCATTAGCGACCAGGCCCAGCAACACCAGAACCTGGTCAATTCGGTCAAGATCAGTGTGTTGATCGGCGCCCTGGCGCTGCTGGTGTCCGAACTCATTTTGATCCTGATCATGCTCAACCCTCTGCGGCGCCTGTTTGCCGTGGTCGACGCCCTGAAACTGCTGCCCAAGCATGAGTACCGCCTTGCCCGGGAAAGCCTGCCACGCCAGCCCGGCCTCCTGCAGGACGAGCTGTCCCTGCTGGAGAAAAGCACCCGGTATGTGACCCGTGAACTGGAAGCGCTGCACATTGAGGTGGAGGACAAGAACCAGTCCCTGCGCGAGCAGATTGCCGTGATAACCCGGTCCCGGGCATTCCTGGAGCGCCTGATCGACAGCTCCCACCTGTTCATTGCCACCCAAAGCATGGATGGCACCATCCTGACCTGCAATGCCCGCTTCGAAAACGAGTTCAAGCGCACCATCGGCAGATTCGGCGACCTGTTCGTGTCCGAAGACAGCCGCAAGACCTTCGAGAGCCGGATTGAACGCCTGAAAGCCAAGCAGTGCGAGGTGATCCAGCTGGACGCGGAGTTCGCCAATCATCAGGGCAACGCGATCTACGTCGACTGGACCTGCTCGATCGTGGAGGATGAAAAGGGTCGGAACATTCTCCTGACCATCGGCATTGATCTGACCCAGCGCAAGCGGGACGAGGAAGCCCTGGAGTGGCTGGCCAACAACGATCCATTGACCGGCATCGGCAACCGCCGCGGTTTTCAGCACGATCTCCAGAAAGTCCTGGATTCAGGCCGGCCCGGCGCCATCATCTTCATTGACGTCAACCGCTTCAAGCAGATCAACGATGTCTACGGCCACACGGTCGGCGACGGTGTGCTGATCCAGATCGCTGGGGCCCTGCGTGCCGGTGTCCGTGGCAGCGACTCCATCAGCCGACTGGCGGGCGACGAATTCACCGTGGTGCTGGTGGACATCAACGCCGAGCAACTCGAACGCTTCCTGCAGAAACTGACCCAGCAATTGAACGGACAGATCCCGCTGCCGGGTGAGGACCGGGTGGTCGAGTACACCGTCAGCATCGGCGCAGCCCTGATTCCGGAGCATGGCCGGACCGAACAGGAGCTGATCGTGCATGCCGACATGGCCATGTACCAGGCCAAGAAGAAAGGCGGCGGCCAATGGCAGATCTTCGACCCGGACACCAACGATCTCGCCGACATCCGCCGCGACCACGACCTGACGTCCTTGCTGAAGCAGGCCCTGAAGCGCAAGGACCTGTTCGAACTTAACTACCAGCCGATCTTCTCCATCAAGACCGAAACCGTCAGCCATTACGAGGTGCTGCTGCGGCTCAAGGACACCGACGGCAATCCGGTCTACCCCAGCGATTTCATCCCGGCTGCGGAGCGCATGGGCCTGATCCGACTGGTGGATGAATGGGTCCTGGACCATGCCTTGCAGAAGCTGGCCATCACCTCGGACCCGGAGAGGCCGTTCAGCCTGTCCATCAACATCTCCGCGCCTACCCTCCAGTCCAGCAGCTTCCCGGAGATCCTGATTGGCCTGATCCAGAAATACGAGGTGAATCCCAGCCACATCATCATCGAGCTGACTGAAACCGCGTACATCGAGAACTTCCAGATGGTGCTGAACAACCTGGAGCGCATCCACGAGGCCGGCATATTGGTGGCCCTGGACGATTTCGGGGTCGGGTTCTCGTCGTTCAGCTACCTGAAGAAGCTGCCCTTGAGTTACGTCAAACTGGATGGATCCTACATTCGGGATCTGGAAAGCAACACTGACAACCAGGTGTTTGTGGAGAGTCTGAACAAAATGGTGAACGCGTTCGGCATGCGAACCATCGCCGAATTCGTGGAAGATGCTGAAACGCTGAGGAAGCTTGAGGAACTGGGTGTGGCCTATGCCCAGGGCTATTACATCGGGCGACCAACACCAAAACTGAAGGAAATGGTAGCGGGGGCTGGATTCGAACCAACGACCTTCGGGTTATGA
- a CDS encoding amidase codes for MDPTHYRPAHELLADLEAGRLTSERLTEQLLARIDQHNSAINAVVTLDKAAALERARAADRQRAAGEATGALHGLPLTLKDTWEVAGMATTAGAPALAGHRPDRHSDVAERLEAAGAIILGKTNVPLYATDLQSYNKLFGVTRNPYDPERTPGGSSGGAAAALAGGLTPLEVGSDLAGSIRTPAHFCGVFGHKPSRDLVSMRGHIPGPPGTQSQPDLAEGGPMARCSQDLELLLKVVAGPRPADARSWQLVMEPAQLDRLEQTRVGLWLDDPLCGIDAELSEGYRALGRQLEAQGALVANAQHRLLNLEHILPAYFNLLGSLLSASLTPPQRRQMKWIARLDKWLHLFGPVTPFIAEYGRGVNQAAHQRAVWNEVREKMRSEIEPLFEEFDVLLTPVTPTTAIRHDHSQPVFKRRILVAGQPRAYMDQFCWIALATLLGLPATSVPVGLTDDGLPYNVQVIGAPGRDLTTIRFAELLERAGLAGFQPPSMA; via the coding sequence ATGGACCCGACGCACTACCGACCGGCGCACGAACTGCTGGCTGACCTGGAAGCCGGTCGCCTGACCAGCGAACGTCTGACCGAGCAGCTTCTGGCTCGCATTGACCAGCACAACAGCGCCATCAATGCCGTCGTGACCCTGGACAAGGCGGCGGCCCTGGAGCGGGCCCGCGCAGCGGATCGGCAACGGGCCGCGGGCGAGGCCACAGGGGCCCTGCACGGCCTGCCCCTGACGCTCAAGGACACCTGGGAAGTAGCCGGCATGGCCACCACCGCTGGCGCCCCGGCCCTGGCCGGCCATCGGCCCGACCGGCACTCCGATGTCGCCGAGCGACTGGAGGCCGCCGGCGCCATCATTCTCGGCAAGACCAACGTGCCGCTCTACGCCACCGACCTGCAGAGCTACAACAAGCTGTTCGGGGTCACCCGCAACCCCTACGACCCGGAACGGACCCCGGGCGGCTCCTCCGGCGGCGCCGCGGCCGCGCTGGCCGGGGGCCTGACGCCCCTGGAGGTAGGCAGCGACCTGGCCGGATCCATCCGCACCCCCGCCCATTTCTGCGGGGTCTTTGGCCACAAGCCCAGTCGCGACCTGGTGTCCATGCGCGGCCACATTCCGGGGCCACCGGGCACCCAGTCGCAACCGGACCTGGCCGAGGGCGGCCCCATGGCCCGCTGCAGCCAGGATCTGGAACTGTTGCTGAAGGTTGTGGCCGGCCCTCGACCGGCCGACGCCCGGAGCTGGCAGCTGGTCATGGAACCGGCACAACTGGACCGGCTCGAGCAGACCCGGGTCGGCCTGTGGCTGGATGATCCCCTGTGCGGCATCGACGCGGAGCTGAGTGAAGGCTACCGCGCCCTCGGCCGGCAACTGGAGGCACAGGGGGCTCTGGTGGCCAACGCCCAGCACCGCCTCCTGAACTTGGAGCACATCCTGCCGGCCTACTTCAATCTGCTCGGCAGCCTGCTGTCGGCCTCCCTCACGCCGCCACAACGGCGGCAGATGAAATGGATTGCCCGCCTGGACAAGTGGCTGCACCTGTTTGGCCCGGTTACCCCGTTCATCGCCGAGTACGGCCGGGGCGTCAATCAGGCCGCCCACCAGCGCGCGGTGTGGAACGAGGTCCGGGAAAAAATGCGCAGCGAGATCGAGCCCCTATTCGAGGAGTTCGATGTGCTGCTGACCCCGGTAACCCCGACCACTGCCATCCGGCACGATCATTCGCAACCGGTGTTCAAGCGCCGCATCCTGGTGGCCGGCCAACCTCGGGCCTACATGGACCAGTTCTGCTGGATTGCCCTGGCTACCCTGCTCGGACTGCCCGCCACCTCGGTGCCGGTCGGCCTGACCGACGACGGGCTGCCGTACAACGTCCAGGTCATCGGCGCCCCGGGGCGTGATCTGACCACCATTCGATTCGCGGAGTTGCTTGAGCGGGCGGGCCTGGCCGGGTTCCAGCCACCAAGCATGGCCTAA
- a CDS encoding autotransporter assembly complex protein TamA, protein MGLKNRVVTSGRVRLLACLLVLAPWAWAQQVEVTVEGDYPQLKDNAEAFIGEVEGRSANSLRRYAATAVGQASKAVRALGYYDPQIDWRVEEEEGDEGARLILTIRPGEPVRVTSRTVEIRGAASSDAKFTRELPDKPAEGDVLNHGEYATLRDTIQTRARQRGYFDGQFLEKSLRVNPETRTAEVTLIYESGERYRLGAVSFEEGHWFEIGLLEDFVTFDPGIPYHTDEIAKLNRDLSSSGYFSGVDIDARPANAVDRVIPVSVGLTRRPPRSLGVGVGFSTDVGPRFRGNWREHWINPMGHKRGAETELSVPRQSVSGWYELPLDPPMTDLIRLTAGYQREDIENVESELLTFGQQWQHQLDNDWLQVLSFRWEGERYNIGNDETGTSSLFLPGLGYSKRYADQALDPSQGYRLQFDITGAHRAVLSTVDVLHASALAKGLYTIFDNHRFLGRVQVGGVATNRFEDVPPSLRFFAGGDQSVRGYGYETLSPENENGVPVGGRFLMVGSVEYQYQFAQQWRGALFVDHGNAINDPLDPLATGAGIGVRWISPVGPLRLDVAKGLDPEFGGGWRVHFSMGPEL, encoded by the coding sequence ATGGGACTGAAAAACCGCGTTGTGACATCAGGCCGGGTCCGGCTGCTTGCGTGCCTGCTTGTGCTGGCCCCTTGGGCCTGGGCTCAGCAGGTGGAAGTGACGGTTGAGGGGGACTATCCCCAGCTCAAGGACAACGCCGAGGCCTTTATCGGCGAGGTGGAGGGGCGCAGTGCCAACAGTCTCCGACGCTACGCCGCCACCGCAGTGGGTCAGGCCAGTAAGGCCGTGCGGGCCCTGGGTTACTACGACCCCCAGATTGACTGGCGCGTGGAAGAGGAAGAGGGCGATGAGGGCGCCCGCCTGATTCTGACAATCCGGCCGGGAGAGCCGGTGCGGGTGACCTCGCGCACCGTCGAGATTCGAGGCGCAGCCAGCTCCGATGCCAAGTTTACCCGGGAGCTGCCGGACAAGCCGGCCGAAGGCGACGTTCTCAATCACGGCGAATACGCGACACTGCGGGACACCATCCAGACCCGTGCTCGGCAGCGGGGCTATTTTGATGGTCAATTCCTGGAGAAAAGCCTGCGGGTCAATCCCGAAACCCGAACCGCCGAGGTCACGCTGATTTACGAAAGTGGTGAGCGCTACCGCCTGGGTGCGGTCAGCTTCGAAGAGGGCCACTGGTTCGAGATTGGCTTGCTCGAGGATTTTGTCACCTTTGACCCCGGGATCCCGTACCACACCGATGAAATCGCCAAACTGAACCGGGACCTGTCCAGCAGTGGCTATTTTTCCGGGGTGGACATCGACGCCCGGCCGGCCAATGCCGTCGACCGGGTGATCCCGGTCAGCGTCGGGCTGACGCGGCGCCCGCCGCGGTCCCTCGGCGTGGGTGTCGGTTTCTCCACCGATGTGGGGCCGCGCTTCCGCGGTAACTGGCGGGAGCACTGGATCAACCCGATGGGGCACAAGCGGGGGGCCGAAACCGAACTCTCGGTGCCGCGCCAGAGCGTCAGCGGCTGGTACGAACTGCCCCTGGACCCGCCCATGACCGACCTGATCCGGCTGACCGCCGGTTACCAGCGTGAGGACATCGAGAACGTCGAATCCGAGCTTCTGACCTTCGGCCAGCAGTGGCAGCACCAGTTGGATAACGACTGGCTGCAGGTGCTGTCGTTCCGGTGGGAGGGCGAACGCTACAACATCGGCAACGACGAGACCGGCACCAGTAGCCTGTTTCTGCCCGGTCTCGGTTACTCCAAACGGTACGCCGACCAGGCCCTGGATCCGTCCCAGGGCTACCGGCTGCAATTCGATATCACCGGCGCCCACCGGGCGGTACTGTCAACGGTGGACGTCCTACATGCCAGCGCCCTGGCCAAGGGGCTTTATACTATCTTCGATAACCACCGCTTCCTCGGCCGGGTCCAGGTCGGCGGTGTCGCTACCAACAGGTTCGAGGACGTTCCGCCTTCCCTGCGCTTTTTCGCAGGCGGCGACCAGAGCGTCCGGGGCTACGGCTACGAGACCCTGTCTCCGGAAAACGAAAACGGCGTGCCGGTCGGTGGCCGTTTCCTGATGGTCGGTAGTGTCGAGTACCAGTACCAGTTCGCGCAGCAGTGGCGAGGGGCGCTGTTTGTCGACCACGGCAACGCCATCAATGACCCGCTCGATCCGCTGGCGACCGGCGCCGGCATTGGTGTGCGCTGGATCAGCCCGGTCGGGCCACTGCGCCTGGACGTCGCCAAGGGGTTGGACCCGGAATTCGGCGGCGGCTGGCGTGTACATTTTTCCATGGGACCTGAGCTGTGA